A section of the Methanococcus vannielii SB genome encodes:
- the pfkC gene encoding ADP-specific phosphofructokinase — MDEIYRHFEDFSNVSIFLAYNVNVDALKYLKYPKDVYGLIGDFNEEELISKIEEYPRVIENPLDFVSRLIHAMRSGKPVEVPIKNTPELDSYFNSMVYDEERIGGQVGIISNLLSILNLKKIIAYSPILSKKQSQMFNNSENLVFPTEFNGKLVLKKPIDSFGNDELKINRIFEYPENLSISLKNITVTSKRANRFIAASRPENLRIEVHENLKSHLSKIGKMVDCAILSGFQAIKQSYLDGKTSDYYLDNAIEDIKLLKSQNPDLKVHLEFASIQDIIIRKKIADYILPHVDCIGMDEAEIANIINSLGYSELSEGILKNSRLEDVIKASKILLEQYNLDGVQIHTLYYIMYICKKGGILSEESLEKTLEFATILASTKASLGEINTTKDLEVGLNTPYNKHGNLLKEIAKNISIQKEYEKYNIVLVPSRIVKNPKSTVGLGDTISSGAFVGYISELKKAKSKN; from the coding sequence ATGGATGAAATATACCGCCATTTTGAAGATTTTTCAAACGTTTCTATTTTTTTAGCATATAATGTAAATGTAGATGCATTAAAATATCTAAAATATCCAAAAGACGTTTACGGCCTAATCGGGGACTTTAATGAAGAAGAACTAATTTCAAAAATAGAAGAATATCCAAGAGTAATTGAAAATCCATTAGATTTTGTTTCTAGGCTAATTCATGCAATGAGATCTGGAAAACCAGTGGAAGTTCCAATAAAAAATACTCCAGAACTGGATTCATATTTTAATAGTATGGTTTACGATGAAGAAAGGATTGGCGGACAAGTTGGAATAATTTCAAATCTATTATCAATTTTAAATTTAAAAAAAATAATTGCTTATTCACCAATTTTATCTAAAAAACAAAGTCAAATGTTTAATAATTCTGAAAACTTAGTATTTCCAACTGAATTCAATGGAAAGCTTGTTTTAAAAAAGCCGATAGATTCTTTTGGAAACGACGAGTTGAAAATTAATCGAATTTTTGAATACCCTGAAAACCTTTCAATTAGTTTAAAAAATATTACCGTTACTTCCAAAAGAGCCAACCGGTTTATTGCAGCATCTCGTCCTGAAAATTTACGAATTGAGGTTCATGAAAATTTAAAAAGTCATCTTTCTAAAATTGGAAAGATGGTTGACTGTGCAATTCTTTCAGGATTTCAAGCAATAAAACAGAGTTATTTGGATGGAAAAACCTCGGATTATTATTTAGATAACGCTATTGAGGATATAAAGCTTTTAAAATCGCAAAATCCTGATTTAAAAGTGCATTTGGAGTTCGCTTCAATTCAAGACATCATAATTCGGAAAAAAATAGCGGACTATATTCTACCCCATGTAGATTGTATAGGAATGGATGAAGCCGAAATTGCAAATATAATTAACTCTTTAGGTTACAGTGAATTAAGCGAAGGTATTTTAAAAAATAGCCGACTTGAAGACGTTATTAAGGCATCAAAAATACTCCTTGAACAGTATAATCTTGATGGAGTTCAAATTCATACGTTATATTATATAATGTACATTTGTAAAAAAGGTGGAATATTAAGCGAAGAATCTTTAGAAAAAACACTTGAATTTGCAACAATTTTAGCATCTACAAAAGCTTCGCTTGGAGAAATAAACACTACTAAAGATTTAGAGGTAGGTTTGAATACTCCGTACAATAAACACGGTAATTTGTTAAAAGAGATTGCAAAAAATATTTCCATTCAAAAAGAATATGAAAAATATAATATAGTACTCGTTCCTTCAAGAATTGTTAAAAATCCAAAAAGTACGGTTGGACTTGGAGATACCATATCCTCAGGTGCTTTTGTTGGATATATATCTGAACTTAAAAAAGCAAAAAGTAAGAATTAA
- a CDS encoding Coenzyme F420 hydrogenase/dehydrogenase, beta subunit C-terminal domain, with translation MSNEMYYVQAADPAILEKGECGGAVTALFKYLLDKNIVDGVLALKKGADVYDAIPAFVTSSDDLINTAGSLHCAPTMWGGIIKDYLKDVKLAVPVKPCDMRAIVELSKRAQINLDNIYMIGLNCGGTVPPKVAIEMIKLFYEVDPKDVIKEEIDKGKFIIVLKDGTHKEVKMHDLEDNGYGRRINCQRCDEKIPRKADLAAGNWGVIGEESGKYTFIEVCSEKGKKLIEDAEKEGYIKKKTPNSKGLELRAKVEASMLKMGDEYKKKWLEDDYPSFEKWNEYWSRCIKCYGCRDACPVCFCKECALEAEYIDRGEIPPNPIMFQGVRMSHMAFSCVNCGQCEDVCPMEIPVARIFHKVQESAKDEFGYRPGVDDKEPPLLGKPCSTQ, from the coding sequence ATGAGCAATGAAATGTACTATGTACAGGCAGCAGATCCTGCAATACTTGAAAAAGGAGAGTGTGGCGGTGCAGTTACTGCACTTTTTAAATACCTTTTGGATAAAAATATCGTAGATGGAGTACTTGCCTTAAAAAAAGGGGCAGACGTTTATGATGCAATACCTGCATTTGTAACATCTTCGGATGATTTGATAAATACTGCAGGATCACTGCACTGTGCTCCGACAATGTGGGGCGGAATAATTAAAGACTATTTAAAAGACGTAAAACTTGCGGTTCCGGTAAAACCTTGCGACATGAGGGCTATAGTTGAGCTTTCAAAAAGAGCTCAAATCAATTTGGATAATATTTACATGATTGGTTTAAATTGCGGGGGAACCGTTCCTCCAAAAGTGGCCATTGAAATGATAAAATTATTCTATGAAGTTGACCCTAAGGATGTTATAAAGGAAGAAATAGACAAGGGTAAGTTTATAATTGTATTAAAAGACGGAACCCATAAAGAAGTTAAAATGCACGACCTTGAAGATAATGGCTATGGAAGACGGATAAACTGCCAGAGATGTGATGAAAAAATCCCTAGGAAAGCAGACCTTGCAGCAGGAAACTGGGGAGTAATTGGAGAAGAGTCTGGAAAGTACACGTTTATTGAAGTATGCAGTGAAAAAGGTAAAAAATTAATTGAAGATGCAGAAAAAGAAGGCTATATTAAGAAAAAAACCCCTAATTCAAAAGGACTGGAGTTAAGGGCTAAGGTAGAGGCTTCAATGTTAAAGATGGGCGATGAATATAAGAAAAAATGGCTTGAAGACGATTACCCATCATTTGAAAAGTGGAATGAATACTGGAGCAGGTGTATAAAGTGCTATGGATGTAGAGATGCATGTCCAGTATGTTTCTGTAAAGAATGTGCACTTGAAGCAGAATATATTGACCGTGGAGAAATTCCTCCAAATCCAATAATGTTTCAAGGAGTTAGAATGTCACACATGGCATTTAGCTGTGTAAACTGCGGACAATGTGAAGACGTATGCCCAATGGAAATTCCAGTTGCAAGGATATTCCATAAAGTCCAGGAAAGTGCAAAAGATGAATTTGGGTACCGCCCAGGAGTGGATGATAAAGAGCCCCCACTTTTAGGAAAGCCCTGTTCAACACAATAA
- a CDS encoding formate dehydrogenase H subunit alpha, selenocysteine-containing, which produces MNVEFIHTICPYCGTGCGLDLVVKDGKLVGTNPFKRHPVNEGKTCIKGSYSHEFVHCEDRLKTPLIRKNGELVESSWEEALNLISSKLKDYSPEEIGFFSSARCSNEDNYVFQKFARTVMKTNNIDHCARLUHSATVVGLGQAFGSGAMTNSISDIEQADCIFIIGSNTFEQHPLVARRVIRAKEKGTKVVVVDPRYTPTAKQADLYLQLLPGTNAAVLNGVMHVIINEKLTNDEFIKNRTKGYDELKKTLEKYTPEYVSKITGVAPELIIEAAKMYGSAEKSTILYCMGITQFIHGVDNVKCCCNLAMITGNMGKPGTGVNPLRGQNNVQGACDMGALPNVFPGYQPIPLNHEKLAETWNTPVDCQIGLSIPDMLSKAGEQVKCIYILGENPMVSDPDLHHVEHALNSLDFLIVQDIFLTETAKLADVVLPGASWAEKDGTFSNTERRIQRIRKAVDAPGEAIEDWKIVKMIAEKMGQGDLFNFNTPEEVFNEISKVTPQYGGVTYERLGVDGLHWPCKTLDDPGTPILHCEKYLTPDGLGNIFAVEYKDPDEMANQEYPLTLTTGRIIFHYHTGTMTRRSKHMSDEIDEGFVEIHPDDAKVLKIKNKEKIKVSTKRGEVVVNAKITPNIKQGVIFMPFHFAETAANILTNPALDPNCKIPEYKVCAAKVEKL; this is translated from the coding sequence ATGAACGTGGAATTCATTCATACGATATGCCCTTACTGCGGTACAGGCTGCGGTTTGGATCTCGTTGTAAAGGATGGAAAACTAGTTGGGACAAATCCATTCAAACGACATCCGGTAAATGAGGGAAAAACCTGTATTAAGGGAAGCTACAGTCACGAGTTTGTACACTGTGAAGATAGACTAAAAACTCCATTAATTAGAAAAAATGGAGAATTGGTTGAATCATCATGGGAAGAAGCTCTAAATTTGATTTCAAGTAAATTAAAGGATTATTCTCCAGAAGAAATCGGATTTTTTTCATCTGCAAGATGTAGCAATGAAGATAATTACGTATTTCAAAAATTTGCAAGAACAGTAATGAAGACCAATAATATTGACCACTGTGCAAGACTTTGACACTCAGCAACTGTGGTCGGTTTAGGGCAAGCTTTTGGTTCAGGTGCTATGACAAATTCAATTTCTGATATAGAACAAGCAGATTGTATATTTATAATAGGTTCAAATACGTTTGAACAACACCCGCTTGTTGCAAGAAGGGTTATTCGTGCAAAAGAAAAAGGTACAAAGGTCGTTGTAGTTGATCCAAGGTATACTCCAACTGCAAAACAGGCCGATTTATACTTGCAATTACTTCCAGGTACAAACGCAGCAGTTTTAAACGGAGTAATGCATGTAATTATAAATGAAAAGCTTACAAATGATGAATTTATAAAAAACAGGACAAAAGGGTACGATGAATTGAAGAAAACCCTTGAAAAATATACTCCAGAATACGTATCTAAAATTACCGGTGTAGCTCCTGAATTAATAATTGAAGCTGCAAAAATGTATGGAAGCGCAGAAAAATCAACAATACTCTACTGTATGGGTATAACTCAGTTTATTCATGGGGTAGATAACGTAAAATGTTGTTGTAACTTGGCAATGATCACTGGAAACATGGGAAAACCCGGAACAGGTGTAAACCCGTTAAGGGGGCAAAATAATGTTCAAGGTGCATGTGACATGGGTGCACTTCCAAATGTATTTCCGGGATACCAACCTATTCCACTAAATCATGAAAAACTTGCAGAAACTTGGAATACGCCAGTTGATTGCCAAATTGGACTTTCAATTCCAGATATGCTCTCTAAGGCGGGTGAACAAGTAAAATGTATATATATTCTTGGTGAAAATCCAATGGTTTCAGATCCAGACCTTCACCACGTGGAACATGCATTAAATAGCCTTGATTTTTTAATAGTTCAAGATATATTCTTAACTGAAACCGCAAAACTTGCAGATGTTGTGTTACCTGGAGCTTCCTGGGCAGAAAAAGATGGAACTTTCTCAAATACTGAAAGGAGAATTCAAAGGATAAGAAAAGCTGTTGACGCACCCGGTGAAGCAATCGAAGACTGGAAGATTGTAAAGATGATTGCTGAAAAGATGGGTCAAGGGGATTTATTTAACTTCAATACTCCTGAAGAAGTATTTAATGAAATTTCAAAGGTTACTCCACAATATGGTGGCGTTACTTACGAAAGACTTGGTGTTGATGGACTACACTGGCCATGTAAAACATTAGATGATCCTGGAACGCCTATACTTCACTGTGAGAAATATTTAACACCTGATGGTCTTGGGAATATATTTGCAGTCGAATATAAAGATCCAGATGAGATGGCAAATCAAGAATACCCGCTTACACTAACGACTGGTAGAATTATTTTCCACTACCACACGGGTACAATGACAAGAAGAAGTAAGCACATGTCTGATGAAATAGATGAAGGATTTGTTGAGATTCACCCTGACGATGCAAAGGTTCTAAAGATTAAAAATAAAGAAAAAATTAAAGTATCTACAAAAAGGGGCGAAGTGGTTGTAAACGCAAAAATTACCCCAAATATTAAGCAAGGTGTTATATTTATGCCATTCCACTTTGCAGAAACCGCAGCTAACATTTTAACGAACCCTGCACTTGATCCTAACTGTAAAATCCCGGAATATAAAGTATGTGCTGCGAAAGTGGAGAAATTATAG